A genomic region of Candidatus Peregrinibacteria bacterium contains the following coding sequences:
- a CDS encoding ABC transporter ATP-binding protein, producing MSLLKVQNLGKEYDSDGIKTPVLFDMNFSIEEGEFVAIMGPSGSGKSTLLHILGFLDAHTSGVYMFNEKSFQDYSEEEIALIRNREMGFVFQAFNLLPRTTVYDNVLLPLLYSDRPQKEWDALIKNAVAAVGLEHRTHFETSKLSGGERQRVAIARALVNNPRVIFADEPTGNLDSISGGAIMKIFQDLNEKEGHTIVLITHETTTAEFARRTLHILDGRIHSDQKNLYYKDAHRGYSK from the coding sequence ATGTCACTTCTTAAAGTTCAAAATCTCGGGAAAGAATACGATTCTGATGGGATCAAAACTCCTGTTCTTTTTGATATGAACTTCTCGATAGAAGAGGGCGAATTCGTCGCCATTATGGGACCTTCTGGATCTGGAAAATCAACACTTCTCCATATTCTTGGTTTTCTGGATGCCCACACCTCTGGAGTATATATGTTTAACGAAAAATCGTTTCAGGATTACTCGGAAGAAGAGATCGCTCTTATTCGAAATCGAGAAATGGGATTTGTTTTTCAGGCTTTTAATCTTCTTCCCCGCACAACTGTATACGACAATGTCCTCCTTCCACTTCTCTATTCCGATCGTCCTCAAAAAGAATGGGATGCTCTTATAAAGAATGCGGTTGCGGCGGTAGGACTCGAACATCGCACTCATTTTGAAACTTCCAAACTTTCGGGAGGAGAACGGCAACGAGTAGCTATTGCACGCGCACTTGTCAATAATCCTCGAGTGATATTTGCTGATGAACCAACTGGAAATCTTGACTCCATTTCGGGTGGAGCCATTATGAAAATCTTTCAGGATTTGAACGAGAAGGAAGGTCATACCATTGTACTTATCACTCACGAGACGACAACCGCTGAATTTGCGAGAAGAACTCTTCATATTTTAGATGGAAGAATTCACAGTGACCAAAAAAATCTGTATTACAAAGACGCTCATAGAGGATATTCAAAATAG
- a CDS encoding ABC transporter permease, protein MKTAFGGVRTNKARSALTILGIVIGVTAIIMIMSIGEGAQELILGQIRGIGSRTIIVEPGREPQGPSDIAQIFTDSLKDREVLAISNPGNVMGKNQVVPNVIAPSSLSFENETKRVNVIGTSNLWMEVMSIAPSEGGIFFRGRYQTSRSSGNYRL, encoded by the coding sequence TTGAAAACAGCATTCGGGGGAGTCAGGACAAATAAGGCACGATCTGCGCTTACCATTCTCGGAATTGTCATTGGAGTTACGGCAATCATCATGATTATGTCGATTGGAGAAGGCGCTCAGGAACTTATTCTTGGTCAAATTCGTGGAATCGGGTCACGAACAATTATCGTGGAACCAGGACGAGAACCTCAGGGACCTTCTGATATTGCTCAGATTTTTACCGATTCTCTCAAAGATCGCGAAGTTTTGGCAATTTCAAATCCAGGAAATGTCATGGGAAAAAACCAAGTGGTTCCCAATGTTATCGCGCCTTCTTCATTGTCATTTGAAAATGAAACGAAGCGGGTGAATGTTATTGGAACCTCAAACTTATGGATGGAAGTTATGAGCATCGCACCATCTGAAGGAGGTATTTTTTTCCGAGGAAGATATCAAACAAGCAGGAGCAGTGGTAATTATCGGCTCTAA
- a CDS encoding efflux RND transporter periplasmic adaptor subunit — translation MKTSRKIGIPIIILGILLAGWYFLFSTEVQPSYKFIAAERKNLLQEVSVTGKVQAITQVDLAFERGGKIDRVSAKIGDTVSQGKELLRLQYSEYTAELEQKKAAVEREEAKLETQKAVIQSENARLAQTEAALEAEQSLLQELQKGVRPEETRVVEIKVENAKVAIFDAQTEFQNTKKKAERDMESLLNESVDIFSSLKTTTDKIFSQRLQDIINPIRNSLKTACKLQITSVNPGNIESQCEGALSASESLQRIIDALPSVRTSVNILESLSSAKKELLVIRSFLESLLKVVNSTLKLEEGSTTISDTQLTTFKTSVTSSQSEIETAIEEVTAKMESIEDQTVLNKNSIDTAQNKLNIAESTLSSAESELELSRAKTIEERITAEEAKVHQAEANLAAQKAQVEQAEANLNLQEAQVKASKADVQNVQAQIAKAILKSPIDGIVTKQDAKIGEIVGANIPLITVISHGNFEIECNLPEVDIAKISLGQEAKVTLDAYGSDVEFSATIIAIDPAETVIEGVSTYKVRLQFSKPDERIKSGMTANIDVVTASRENVLVVPQRAVFTKDKAKFLQILVPASPSNSSSPTQEILEEREVVVGLKGSDGSVEILEGLREGEKVVTSLE, via the coding sequence ATGAAAACATCTCGAAAAATTGGAATTCCGATTATAATTCTGGGCATCCTCTTGGCCGGCTGGTATTTTTTGTTTTCGACGGAAGTCCAGCCATCATATAAATTCATTGCTGCTGAACGAAAAAACTTGCTTCAAGAAGTGAGTGTAACCGGCAAGGTGCAGGCTATTACTCAAGTAGATCTTGCGTTTGAAAGAGGTGGGAAAATAGACCGAGTTTCGGCTAAAATCGGCGATACGGTTTCTCAGGGAAAAGAACTTCTTCGCCTTCAGTATTCAGAATACACTGCTGAGCTCGAGCAAAAAAAAGCGGCTGTGGAGAGAGAGGAAGCAAAATTGGAAACCCAAAAGGCGGTGATTCAAAGTGAAAATGCCCGCCTTGCTCAGACTGAGGCAGCTCTTGAAGCTGAGCAATCACTCCTTCAAGAACTTCAAAAAGGCGTAAGACCAGAAGAGACCCGAGTCGTGGAAATAAAAGTAGAAAATGCGAAAGTTGCTATTTTTGATGCTCAAACTGAGTTTCAAAACACAAAAAAAAAAGCGGAAAGAGATATGGAATCACTCCTCAATGAAAGTGTCGATATTTTTTCTTCCCTCAAAACTACTACTGATAAAATTTTTAGCCAGCGGCTTCAGGATATTATTAACCCCATCCGAAATTCTCTCAAAACCGCGTGCAAACTTCAAATTACCAGTGTAAATCCTGGGAACATTGAGAGTCAATGCGAGGGCGCTCTTTCCGCGTCCGAATCTCTTCAGAGAATTATTGACGCCCTTCCAAGTGTGAGAACTTCCGTGAATATTCTCGAATCTCTTTCTTCCGCGAAGAAAGAACTGCTCGTGATTCGCTCATTTCTTGAATCTCTCCTCAAGGTGGTAAACAGCACTTTAAAACTGGAAGAAGGGAGTACAACCATTTCTGACACTCAGCTCACCACATTCAAAACTTCTGTAACGAGTTCACAGTCGGAAATTGAAACCGCCATTGAGGAAGTAACGGCGAAAATGGAAAGCATCGAAGATCAGACAGTACTGAATAAAAATTCGATTGATACCGCTCAAAATAAACTCAACATAGCGGAAAGCACGCTTTCAAGTGCAGAATCCGAACTGGAACTCTCTCGAGCAAAAACCATAGAAGAACGAATCACTGCAGAAGAGGCGAAAGTCCATCAAGCAGAAGCAAATTTAGCAGCTCAAAAGGCTCAGGTAGAGCAAGCGGAGGCGAATTTAAACCTTCAAGAGGCACAAGTAAAAGCATCTAAAGCTGATGTGCAAAATGTTCAGGCGCAAATTGCAAAAGCAATTTTAAAGTCTCCTATAGATGGAATTGTGACAAAACAAGATGCCAAAATCGGTGAAATTGTCGGGGCGAATATTCCTCTTATCACCGTTATTTCTCATGGAAATTTTGAAATTGAATGCAATCTCCCAGAAGTTGATATCGCCAAAATTTCGCTCGGACAGGAAGCTAAAGTAACTCTTGATGCATACGGAAGCGATGTAGAATTCTCTGCAACAATTATTGCCATTGATCCAGCGGAAACTGTTATTGAAGGAGTTTCGACATATAAAGTCCGCCTTCAGTTTTCAAAACCTGACGAGCGGATAAAATCTGGAATGACGGCGAATATCGATGTTGTTACCGCTTCACGAGAAAATGTTCTTGTCGTTCCCCAACGAGCGGTCTTTACGAAAGACAAGGCGAAATTTCTCCAAATCCTCGTTCCAGCGTCGCCTTCAAATTCATCTTCCCCCACACAGGAAATTCTCGAAGAACGTGAAGTTGTCGTTGGACTCAAGGGATCTGATGGTTCTGTAGAAATACTCGAAGGGCTGAGGGAGGGAGAAAAGGTGGTAACATCTCTTGAATAA